In Plasmodium reichenowi strain SY57 chromosome Unknown, whole genome shotgun sequence, a genomic segment contains:
- a CDS encoding BolA-like protein, putative, with the protein MCIQKVIEDKLSSALKPTFLELVDKSCGCGTSFDAVIVSNNFEDKKLLDRHRLVNTILKEELQNIHAFSMKCHTPLEYDKLKSK; encoded by the coding sequence ATGTGCATACAAAAGGTTATTGAAGATAAGTTAAGTTCAGCTTTAAAGCCCACATTTTTAGAATTAGTAGATAAATCTTGTGGATGTGGAACATCCTTTGATGCTGTTATAGTTTCTAATAATTTCGAggataaaaaattattagaTAGACATAGACTTGTTAACActatattaaaagaagaaCTACAAAACATTCACGCCTTTTCTATGAAATGTCACACCCCACTGgaatatgataaattaaaaagcaaatga
- a CDS encoding NLI interacting factor-like phosphatase, putative translates to MKKRKFERCIYQILKIVKFYMNIWIKIKKLIRYVLSPLFLRDSFHFKTYRKRRICPTMTLVLDLDETLIYCTKKRKYHYQKEVDVLINGKYLPLYVCKRPYIDLFFSSLYPFYEIIIFTTAIKSYADTVLNIIDVDHYIDKKFYREDCYEMNEKLYIKNLTNIKKELSKIILIDDSNISGFQYPDNFFPIKKWQGDLNDNELLHLIPFFLNLRKLKDIRSLSSFRLISQKDVSKLLCTSSSKHIKFLTDDNSKYLYRHSLAFQAINYLKIFMNKFRYASSKKQWNELGKKINNKLKSYPFSLSKLKGSSDDEHKKKHRKIINNRKMLH, encoded by the coding sequence atgaaaaaaagaaaatttgAAAGATGTATTTATCAAATATTGAAGATAgtaaaattttatatgaatatatggataaaaataaagaagtTGATAAGATATGTATTAAGTCCATTATTTTTAAGAgattcttttcattttaagacatatagaaaaagaagGATATGCCCAACAATGACTTTAGTTTTAGATTTAGATGAGacattaatatattgtacaaaaaaaaggaaatatcATTATCAAAAAGAGGTGGATGTATTAATTAATGGAAAGTACTTACcattatatgtatgtaaaCGTCCATatattgatttatttttctcaagtctttatcctttttatgaaataataatatttaccACAGCCATTAAATCTTATGCTGATACagtattaaatataatagatGTTGATCATTATATTGATAAAAAGTTCTATAGAGAAGATTGTTATGAAAtgaatgaaaaattatatataaaaaatttaacaaatataaaaaaagaattatcCAAAATTATTCTAATCGATGATTCTAATATATCTGGATTTCAATATCCTGATAATTTTTTCccaataaaaaaatggCAAGGAGATTTAAATGATAACGAACTATTACATCTTATACCcttctttttaaatttaagaaaattaaaagatattaGATCATTATCCTCCTTTAGATTAATATCACAAAAAGATGTATccaaattattatgtacaTCCTCATCAaaacatattaaatttttaacagatgataattcaaaatatttatatagaCATTCTTTAGCCTTTCAAGCTATTAATTATctaaaaatttttatgaacAAATTTAGATATGCTAGTTCAAAAAAACAATGGAACGAATTagggaaaaaaataaataacaaattGAAATCATATCCCTTTTCCTTATCAAAATTAAAAGGTTCCAGTGATGATGagcataaaaaaaaacacagAAAGATAATTAACAACAGAAAAATGTTGCATTGA